Genomic window (Leptotrichia sp. oral taxon 212):
ATAAAATAAAAATTATAGTAAATATAGGAGGATAGAAATGATAATTAAACCTTTAGGAAAAAGAGTATTAATTAAACAGGTAGAACAGGAAGAAGTTACAAAGAGCGGAATAGTCCTGCCAGGAACAGCTTCAAAGGAAAAGCCTATTACAGGAGAGGTTCTTGCTGTAGGTAAAGAAGTTGAAGATGTAAAGGCAGGAGATAAGGTAATATTTGAAAAGTATTCAGGAACAGAAGTGAAAGATGGAGATGATTCATTTCTTATACTTGATATAGATAATGTGTTAGCTATTACAGAATAGCATTTGACAAAACATATATAATTAACAGAATTTAACAGGAGGAGAAATATAAATGGCAAAAGTAATTAAATTTAATGAAGATGCAAGAAAAGCATTGGAAGTTGGAGTAGATACGCTGGCAGATGCAGTAA
Coding sequences:
- a CDS encoding co-chaperone GroES gives rise to the protein MIIKPLGKRVLIKQVEQEEVTKSGIVLPGTASKEKPITGEVLAVGKEVEDVKAGDKVIFEKYSGTEVKDGDDSFLILDIDNVLAITE